The Parafrankia irregularis genome segment TCGAGGAGTCCCGCGAACTCGCCTGGGCCGTCTCCCAGGACCAGGCGCTGGCGATCGCGGTGTACTTCGCTACGGACCGACACCCCCCGAACTGCCTCTGTTCTGCGGCGGCCGCCTCAGACCCACCAGGCTGGGACGCAGCCCACGACTCGATCATTGACTACTGGCCATCCCACACAAGTCCGGACAAGCCATGAGCACAGCCAGGCTCATGCACGCACCGGTCCGACTACGTCACGCCACGGGGGCATAACCGTGCCCCCGTACGCCACGCTGAGCGCCGATCACCCCCGCCCGGGTGTGCCGGGTAGGGCGGAACCGGCTGCGGCCCGCTCAGCGGCTCGCCGCGTCGCCGCACCGCCCGTGCAACTGGGCCTGTTCGACGACGGTGGCCAGACCGACGGCCCCGGCGGGCTGCGACCGACGGACGGGGTGCTCCTGGAGCGCCTGGCCGCCGGCGGCACGGTCGTGGTCCGGCTGCCCGGCCTGTTCCAGCCGTATGGCCCGCTGCTGCGCCATCTCGCCGACACCGGCCGTCTCGTCCGGATCGGCCGGGACACGATCTGGGGCAACCCGCACCGGCTGCACCCCGGCGCCAGCAGCCAGGAACGCGCCGAGGCGATCGCCGCCTACGAGCGGCACCTGCAGACCCGCCCGGACCTCCTCGCCCGCGTCGGGGAGCTGCGCGGCCGGGCGTTGGGCTGCTGGTGCGCCCCGGCCCCGTGCCACGGCGACGTGCTGGCCCGGCTCGCCCACCGGTCCGGGTAGCGCGCGGCGCCGGGCGGGTAGCGGCGCCGCTACCCGGACCGCAGTCGCCAACCCCAGCCCGAGCTGGGTGTCCACGAGCGGGTAGCGGTAGCCCCTCGGTGGCCGCGGTGACCCGATCTGGGCCGGCGGCGGGGGTGCGGGGTGCGCCAGGCCGCTACCGCTACCCGCAAGGCGCGGCTGGGTGGTCCTGGCGGCTGCGTCGCGGGAGGGGCCGAGAGGCAGCCCAGCGCCGGTTTTCGGCGGGTTCGTCGAAGGGCCTCTAGGCTGCTAGAGCGCAGGTCAGAGCGGGTCTCGGCTGCTAGCCGGGCTGCTAGAACTAGCAGCTCACCCTGCTAGCGAGAACAGGCGTGCTAGCGATCTGAGGGTGTCGAAAACGCGCGTTCTCAACATCTGGGGATCGGGACGCCCGGGATGGTCAGGGCACAGAGGGTCTACATCCACGGCCCCGGGCGCCGTGTCAGGGTGAGGTGCCGGGGGCGCCACGGTGAGGTGCCGGGGCCAGGTCGGCCTGGCCCCGGCACCAGAGTGGGTCAAGAACGGCCGCGGTCGCCGGTGGTGTTGCGCGCGGCGCTGGACTGCGCGCGGGAACCGAACCGGGTCTGGCCGGTGCGGCTGCTGGCCGGCCGCTGGTCGCCCGCGGACTGGATCCGTGATGCCGCCCGGGGGGTCATGGGGGTCGACCCACGCGAGCCCTTGCTGGACTTCCCTGACTTCGCCATGAGCCCAGCGTCGCGCTGGGCCGCTCTGCTGGCATCTCCGCCGACCACGGGTTGTCGATGGCGTTAGCGGCTGTACCCGGAGGGGGCCGGAAGACGCCCAGGGCCGGTTCTCGGGGGTTTCGGCCGGAAGGCCGCTAACACCCTGAAACCCAGGTCAGGAACGGTGTCAGCCGCTAACAGGGGTGCTAACAGTTAGCAGGCTGCCGCCCGGACGGCCAACCGAACCGCCACTATAAACGATCATGAAAACCGCCTCGCCTCGATGCGCTTTTGATCTTCGTAGTTGGAGGCGGGCGGGGGTGTGCTATTGGCGATCATGGGGCGCCGGGAGATAGTCAACAGTGTTGACTAGCGTGCGCGGCGCGCCGATGATCCACCCCGTTCCGGCTCGCGGTTCATGGTGCGCTGGCGGGTGTCCGGTGGCGCTCGGCACGGGTCCAGAACGGGCATCGAGGCGGGGCAGTTTTCATGATCGTTTGGTGGTAGCAAGTTATGCATCCGTCATACGGATGCAGTACGGACGATCGTCCGTGGCGGGTGCGGCCTGGACATGGGTGAGGGCCCCGGCGTGACGCCGGGGCCCTCGGTGGTGGTCGGGTCAGTCGCCGGTGGCGCGGGTCGCGCGCTGGTCCGCGTCGCGGACCCGCTTGCTCAGGACGGCCACCACGTTGATCGGGGTGCCCGCGGCCATCGCCTCGACCGTGGCGGTGCGGAGTTCGACGCGGGCCCTGTCCCGGGCGGCGGTGACCCGCGGGTCGGCGGGTTCGCCGGCGAGCGCGGCCTCGGTGGCCTCGTTGGCCAGGGTGGTCGCGGCCGAGGTGGCGCGCATCAGGCGGGCGAGTGTGGGCTTCATGATCGTTCCTCTCGGTCCAGGGCTTGGGTGCGGGTCATCGCCGGGCGGCGGTGTCGACGAGGGTGCGTTCGGCGGCGAGGGCGGCCTCGCGGGCGGCGGTGAGCTGGGTGTGGTCGGCGGGGTGGCGTAGGGCGTAGGTGGCGGCCGCGGCGGCGCGGGCGGTGTCGGCGAGGTCGGGGGCGGTCAGGCACAGCTCGGTGAGCGGGACGGTGATCGCGGCGCGGGTGGTGTGGCTGGCGGCGCGCAGGCCGGCGAGGCCGGCCGGGTTGGCGCCGGTGAGGCGGGCGTCCTCGCGGACCCACATGGCCGTGCGGTGCGCGGCGAGCGCGGCGGTGAGGGTCGCGACCGCGGTGTGGCGGGCCTGGCGCTCGGCGGTGGTGCGGGTGGCGCGGGCGGCGGCCCACTGGGCCAGGCCGCCGGCGAGGGTGCCCAGCAGCGCGGCGCCCGCGCCGATGATCGCCTCCATCATCGTGATGATCCTCCTGGTGGTGGGTGGGAAAGGGTGGGTTCGTCGGGGCCGGGGGGTTACCGGCGGTGGTAGCGGGTGGGCAGGACGGTCAGGTACGGGCCGTAGGTGCCGACGGGGGTGGCCATGGCCAGCGAGCGGATCTCCACGTCCCACTCGCCGTAGACCGGATGCAGGCTGATCCCGACGGTCTGCGGCAGCCAGGTCCGGTCCGCCACCGCCTGGACCCGGTCGAGGCGGCCGGTGAGCAACGGGCGCAGCGCCTCGGTGACCGTGGCCAGCCCGGCCTCGGTCGGCCCGGCGGTGCGCTCGTAGGTCCAGGCGAGCCCGCGGTCGACGAGCACCCGCAGGGTGGCGGGGTGCAGCTGCCGGCGGGTGAGGGTGGCGCTGGGGCCGTCGGCGGTGAGCAGCGTGGTGGTGAGTCGGAGGAGGGTGTGCGCCTGCGGCCTGGTCAGTCCGCTGATCGTGATGTCCACCGGTACCCCCATCCGAGTTGTCGTTTCAAAATGAAACGCTAACCGGGTGGGGTTGTCGTGTCAATATGAGCCGCTAACGGTAGGGTGTCGGGTATGGCCCGACCGGTATGGACGTCCCGCACTCCCGAGGACCAGGCCGCGCTGGACGCGCTGGTGGCCGCGGTCCACCGCGCGGACACGGCGGAGGAGGAGATGTGGGTCGCGGCGCAGGCCGCGCGGGCCCAGGGAGTGCCGGCGGATCGGGTGGCCGCTCTGGTCAGGAGGGGACGCAGCACGGTCTACCGCGAGCTGGAGCGGCGGGCCGAGACCGACCCGGCCTGACCGCCGGGCGGGTGCACAGCACGGGCTGTGTCACTCGTGGTCTTTCCACGGTGACAGCCTGTGGGTGACCCCAACCGCGGGCCCGTCCGCGTACCTGACCGGGGCCCTGCTTAGCGGGGCGTTGCCCGAGTGCACAGTGGGCTGGTCAGCGGGGGTGCGGGGTGTACCCGAGTGGGCCAAGACTCGTAGGCCCCCGCGCCCTGATCCCCCGCCCCCGGCCGTCCCCGTCGACATTCTCGGTCCTACGACAGGGGAGCCTGGCCAACGTGCGGAGGGGGCGGCAGGTCCCTGACCAGCACCGCTCGGCCCGTCCTGTCGGCCAGGCCCCCTCCGTCCCTAGTAGGAGGGGATACCGGCCCCCGAAGCGGAGGGACTAGCGGAGGGTATAGCGGAGCCCGGGGGGTGATCATCTCCCTGCATAACCGTCACGTGACGATCGTCGGGGGTGTTCGTCGCCGGCGGCGGGTGCGTCGGTGGGTGTCCACCGCGTCGAGGATGGCGGTCACCGCGGCGCCGCGGGTGCGGTGCGCCCGGGTCCGGTGCGGTACCGGGCCGGGGACCCAGCCGGTCCACCCGCGGTGGTCCCGGGTGACCGTGCCGCCGTAGACGCCGCCGGTCAGCAGCAGCCGGTACGTCCCCGCCGGCGCCCCGTCAGGCCGGCGCAGGGTGTGGCCGCGGCCGTGGCGGGCCAGGGTGGTCGCGGCGGTGTCCAGCAGCTGCTGGCCGCCGGCGAGCGTGGCCGTCAGGTCCGTCAGGCTCTCCCCCGGCCCGCCGGGGTCCTCTCCGGGGTCGGCCGCGGTGGGCAGTCGGGCCAGCAGCCCGGCTATCTCGTGGCGGAGGGTGGCCACCAGCTCCGGGTCGGGCACCGCGGCGTCCAGGGCCAGGCCCACGGCGCGGACCGCGTCCAGCAGTCCGGCCACGCTCGGGGGGTCGGCCGGTGTGCTGGCTCTGGCGGCGAGGCGGGTCCGGTAGGCACGCTGCTGGCAGGCCCGGGACGCGTACACCGCCGCCCGCCCCCGCTGGCCGGTGCGGGTGGGACCGGGCGGGGGCAGCCGCAGCCGCAACCAGCGGCACCGGCCGTCACGTGATGATCGGCCATGGTCGGCACGCTACCTCCCACTTCGGCGGAGGGGGTGGCTGCGGGGGTGCGGGAGGGGTGGCGGAGCCGGTGTCATCCGGCTCCGTCGTTGTCCGCTCGGGTGCCGGTGGGCTGGTCGGCGCGCCAGCCGCGGCCGCGCCGGCCGGTGTGCCAGGCCCGCACGGCGGCCGGGTCCCAGACCGGGGTCCGGCCGATGCGGCGGGCGGGGGCGGGGGCCTGGTCGCGGGAGACGTAGCCGGACCAGGTGTCGGCGCCGACGGGGGCGCCGACGCTGTCCAGGTAGGCCAGGACGTCGTCGCGGGTCCACAGCCTCTCGGAGCCCGCGGTGGTGTCCGGGTGGGGCAGGGTTCCGCCGGGGATGGCGCACCAGTGCTCGGTGCCGGCGTAGGCGAGCCGGCGGACACCGGCGGTGTCGGCGTGGCGGATGGCCCACAGGTCGAGGTCCTCCACCGCGTCGCCGGCGACGCGGGCCAGGTTCCCGGCCTCGCCGGGGCCGTCGATGTCGACGCCGGCGGCCGCGGCCGCGGTGGCTGCGGCGCGCAGGTGCATCAGCGCGGCCTTGACGTGGCGGGAGAACATGACCGCCGCGGTGGTGGTCGGGTCGGTGTCGGCCATCACCGCGCCGCCGGCGCCGGGCGGGAGGTGCGCAGGGTGGTCAGCGCGGCGAGCGCGGTGGCCGCGGCCTGGGCGAGGGCGGCGTGCGTGGCCGCCGCAGTCTGGTGCTCGCCGGGGGACAGCGGGTCGTCCGGGTACGGCTCGCCGTCCTCGTCCACCTGCCCCGGCGTGATCGGGTCGGTCACGTCACGCAGGTGGGTCTCTGCGGCGGCGAGGTGGCGCTGGTAGTCGGTGTACGCCTCGGTGATCATGCCCAGCAGTGAGTCCGTGTCGGTGGTCGTCGCCATACCCACGACGATACAAGGTCAGATTGTAACGTCAAGTGGATGGCCGTATCCGTCACCGGCACATGGGGAAGGTCCTCCCGGAACGGAGGACCTCCCCAGGGCGATCAGGCCGGCGTCACAGCCCGCGTGCGAGCACGCTGGCCAACGCGAGGGCGAGGGCCAGGGCGCCGGCGCCCGCGCCGCCGCCGGTGAGGACGGCGCCGGCGGGATCCGCGCCGTCGATCCAGTCGAGGAGGCCGGCGACCAGCCCGACGAGGGCACCCAGCGCGCTCGCGAGAGTGACCACGAGGACCCGCACGAGCAGCGATCCGCGGGCGGTGTCCAGGGGCATGGCGTCATACCCGCGCGGTTTTTGTGGGTGGCGTGCGGTATGCAAGAGGCGTCTCCTAGTCGAGGCGAGCCCCGGCGACGTCGACCACTCCGCCAAGAGATAACGATCGGCGTCGCCGGGAGGGAACCCTTCCCGGATCAAGGGATATCGCAGGGGTCCGACACATCCGCACCCCACCCGTAGCGGGCGGTGCCTGGAATCTCTCCCTCCGTGGCCAACTGGAGTCACCTGGTGGCCGCCGAGTCGGTTTCCTCAACTCCAGCCCACCGTGTCCCGGGAAGTGTGGCGTAGATCACGGGCAGGGTGGGCCGGCGAGGACGAGTTCGGCCTGGCCGGTGGCCAACGAGAGGGCGGACGGGAGTTCTCCGTGGGGCCGGCGCGGGAACGCGCCGAACCTGAGGGCGACTGGTGGCTCGGGTGCACGCCGCCACGACCCTTCCCGCGCTTCCTCGCGGCGGGAAGGGTGGGAAATCGGTTGTCGTGGGTGGGAAGTTTTGTCCCACCCATGTAGGGATCGCGCGAAGATGGCCACTCCGAGCTGGCAGGTCACGGTAGTTGGCCATCGCCGGTGCGCCGGCGACCGGCGGTGTTGGCCAGCGCTGGCGGTGCCAGCG includes the following:
- a CDS encoding DUF4326 domain-containing protein, with translation MPPYATLSADHPRPGVPGRAEPAAARSAARRVAAPPVQLGLFDDGGQTDGPGGLRPTDGVLLERLAAGGTVVVRLPGLFQPYGPLLRHLADTGRLVRIGRDTIWGNPHRLHPGASSQERAEAIAAYERHLQTRPDLLARVGELRGRALGCWCAPAPCHGDVLARLAHRSG
- a CDS encoding helix-turn-helix transcriptional regulator — encoded protein: MADTDPTTTAAVMFSRHVKAALMHLRAAATAAAAAGVDIDGPGEAGNLARVAGDAVEDLDLWAIRHADTAGVRRLAYAGTEHWCAIPGGTLPHPDTTAGSERLWTRDDVLAYLDSVGAPVGADTWSGYVSRDQAPAPARRIGRTPVWDPAAVRAWHTGRRGRGWRADQPTGTRADNDGAG